A window of the Gemmatimonadota bacterium genome harbors these coding sequences:
- a CDS encoding efflux transporter outer membrane subunit, translating into MIRCSILASILLLSACSLAPNRNLPVLESVPETPGAFAAGVADSGAYRPLAWWKSFEDPVLDRVIEEVLSSNFDLAGAVARVQQARSRAGVARASAFPLLQPSVSVNEFDGPTNAGIGAQLEEVGLDPEALSAAGVEIPDRLGLTTYTLSMEFSYELDFWGRNRNDTRSAEAELAATEADFLSARMGVLAETIRTYLEITSLRRQQALSGEIVSVLQQQESLAESRYDRGLIELGDLHAARRRLREAQAELPQIEALRTDAEGRLWILMGGFRTDLAHTLSDTTGPSPSLDPVPVGIPVDLMVQRPDVLAALQRVEAARFSVGARRADLLPRLSLQGAIGLQSTDSSEWFDPDQWFRNLTANLLGPVFQGSRIRNNIAIAEARLNEAAAAYGRSVVTAVNEVESALVGLDASRRRHALLAAISDETRSESALQEQRYVSGVGAYEAFLAAEQTRLAAQSVLAAAARDLGYARLALHRALGGTWTATDRQRLMLQQPQSDGRLSARPPTE; encoded by the coding sequence ATGATACGCTGCTCCATACTTGCCTCCATCTTGCTCCTCTCGGCCTGTTCCCTGGCGCCGAACCGGAACCTTCCGGTACTCGAATCGGTACCGGAAACGCCCGGCGCGTTTGCCGCCGGTGTAGCGGATTCCGGTGCATACCGGCCCCTGGCGTGGTGGAAGTCATTTGAAGATCCGGTCCTCGACCGGGTAATCGAGGAGGTGCTCTCTTCGAATTTCGACCTGGCCGGAGCGGTCGCCCGCGTACAGCAGGCCCGGAGCCGGGCGGGCGTCGCCCGGGCTTCGGCGTTTCCCCTGCTTCAACCGTCGGTCAGCGTGAACGAATTCGACGGTCCGACGAACGCGGGTATCGGAGCGCAACTGGAGGAAGTCGGGCTGGATCCGGAAGCCCTGAGCGCGGCAGGCGTGGAGATCCCCGACCGGCTGGGACTCACTACCTATACCCTGAGCATGGAGTTTTCCTACGAACTCGATTTCTGGGGCCGCAACCGAAACGATACGCGATCCGCCGAGGCTGAACTGGCGGCCACCGAGGCGGACTTTCTCAGTGCGCGCATGGGGGTGTTGGCCGAGACCATCCGTACCTATCTGGAGATTACGAGTCTGCGCCGGCAACAAGCGCTGTCCGGCGAGATCGTGTCCGTCCTGCAACAACAGGAATCGCTTGCCGAGTCCCGGTACGATCGGGGACTGATCGAATTGGGGGACCTCCACGCGGCGCGGCGCAGGCTGCGCGAAGCCCAGGCTGAATTGCCGCAGATCGAAGCGCTGCGTACGGACGCTGAGGGACGGCTTTGGATACTCATGGGCGGCTTCCGGACCGACCTGGCGCATACGCTTTCCGACACTACGGGTCCTTCACCGTCACTCGATCCCGTTCCCGTGGGCATCCCGGTCGATCTCATGGTCCAGCGGCCCGATGTGCTCGCGGCATTGCAGCGGGTAGAGGCGGCGCGGTTTTCCGTCGGCGCTCGGCGCGCCGACCTGCTGCCGAGGTTGTCTCTGCAGGGCGCGATCGGCCTGCAAAGCACCGATTCGAGCGAATGGTTCGACCCCGATCAGTGGTTCCGGAACCTCACCGCGAACCTGCTGGGTCCCGTATTCCAGGGCTCGCGGATTCGGAACAATATAGCGATCGCGGAGGCGCGACTGAACGAAGCCGCGGCCGCCTATGGCCGCTCCGTGGTCACCGCGGTTAACGAAGTCGAATCGGCCCTGGTGGGACTCGATGCCAGCCGCCGCAGACATGCGCTGCTGGCCGCCATCTCCGATGAAACCCGATCCGAATCGGCGCTTCAGGAGCAAAGATACGTATCAGGCGTGGGCGCATACGAAGCGTTCCTGGCGGCGGAACAGACCCGTTTGGCGGCGCAGTCGGTACTGGCGGCAGCGGCGCGGGACCTGGGTTACGCCCGTCTCGCTCTCCATCGCGCATTGGGCGGCACCTGGACCGCCACCGACCGTCAGCGTCTCATGCTGCAGCAGCCCCAGTCGGACGGGCGTCTCTCTGCCCGTCCTCCAACGGAGTAA
- a CDS encoding efflux RND transporter permease subunit codes for MTMDNGNHKEASGPIAYMAGNSVAANLLMWAIVAAGLVSLTGIDREAWPTTPFYHIEVSMAYPGATPEEIEESIVVKIEDQVSGLDDVKAVKSVAAPGIASVRVQMDSGTDMAQALNDIESAVNRIQSFPAGADRPGFREMDNRMSLIRLIVYGDVSERSLKELAYQIEDELAALPSVSQVDVSGVRKYEISIEVPLHRLRALGLTLTDIADTIRRSSLNLSAGSIDTRESQVRIRTLGQNYDQQDFEDIVLLSGRDGTVVRLGDIASVRDGFQESDLIVRHRNHPAVFVEVFRADGEQVMDVATTVREHLENEVIPALPDGVAVTLWNDESQVYEERADLLIKNGILGLLLVLIALSLFLQIRLAVWVAVGLAVSGIGALAVMNALDVSINEISLFSFVLAIGIVVDDAIVVAEHIQYERSRGTSGVAAAIRGVRRIKVPLTFAVLTSVVAFVPLLFIPGGIGDVWRALPVIIIAMLLVSLVESLLVLPNHLSHLKGPEWVPVNPFERFFARIQGRVNELLNRFVQGPLDRALRFATDQPAITMGGAVGMLVLSISLLPAGIVPTTLAADIEGDFATVVLEMPDGTTAPRTYEVAQELEAAGHRVMERLSVGRPEDAPPLLSGVTVTVGMGSRREGGLNPAPTLNPQANIATIEFKLLSAQQRQISSGEIVQAWREEVGVLPYVRGLTFSGAVFDLGNPVEAVLSHPDPEILARIANAVVDGLREVAGVHDIRSDHTPGIPEMQLELRPEARTLGLTLEALAGQTRAAFFGADAVRVQRGREEVRVYVRLPADERSSITDIERYLVRTPGGAEVPVVSVASLNPGVSPPAIRRKDGQRVVTVSADVDAAVISGDQANSILEGSILAALTATYPDLTYTFGGEQQQQLDSLDALYRGFAIALIMIFALLAIPLRSYTKPFIIMAVIPFGFIGVILGHWVLGVALSAVSFLGIFGLSGVVVNDSLVMIDFIDQKRREGDPVRTAIIEGAKGRFRPIMLTSLTTFLGFTPLILETAIQAQFLIPFAASLGCGILFVTVIIMMVVPALSTIHLRMMKGGQI; via the coding sequence ATGACCATGGACAACGGCAATCATAAAGAAGCCTCCGGCCCGATCGCCTACATGGCGGGCAACAGCGTGGCTGCCAATCTGTTGATGTGGGCCATCGTAGCCGCCGGGTTGGTTTCGCTGACCGGCATCGACCGGGAAGCGTGGCCCACCACGCCCTTCTACCACATTGAAGTGTCGATGGCCTATCCAGGCGCCACGCCGGAGGAGATCGAGGAGTCGATCGTCGTCAAGATCGAGGATCAGGTCAGCGGACTGGATGACGTGAAGGCGGTCAAGTCCGTAGCGGCCCCGGGTATCGCGTCCGTGCGGGTTCAAATGGATTCCGGCACGGACATGGCGCAGGCGTTGAACGATATCGAGTCCGCGGTCAATCGCATTCAGTCTTTCCCGGCCGGTGCCGATCGTCCCGGTTTCCGGGAAATGGACAACCGCATGAGCCTGATTCGGCTCATCGTCTACGGCGACGTGTCCGAGCGTTCGCTGAAGGAATTGGCATATCAGATCGAGGATGAGCTCGCTGCGCTTCCGTCCGTGTCCCAGGTCGATGTCAGCGGCGTTCGGAAATACGAAATCTCCATCGAGGTACCGCTCCATCGGCTGAGGGCCCTTGGACTGACACTCACCGACATCGCCGACACCATCCGTCGAAGTTCGTTGAACCTGTCCGCCGGCAGTATCGATACCCGGGAATCCCAGGTGCGGATCCGGACCCTCGGCCAGAACTACGACCAGCAGGATTTCGAAGATATCGTCCTGCTCAGCGGGCGTGACGGAACGGTCGTTAGACTCGGGGACATCGCCTCGGTCCGCGACGGTTTTCAGGAGTCCGACCTTATCGTCCGGCATCGGAACCATCCCGCTGTATTCGTCGAGGTGTTCCGGGCTGATGGCGAACAGGTGATGGACGTCGCAACAACCGTCAGGGAACATCTGGAAAACGAGGTGATCCCGGCACTGCCGGACGGCGTGGCCGTCACCCTGTGGAATGACGAATCCCAGGTCTATGAGGAACGCGCCGATCTCCTGATCAAGAATGGCATCCTGGGGCTGTTGCTGGTGTTGATCGCGCTCAGTCTGTTTCTCCAGATCCGGCTTGCGGTATGGGTCGCCGTCGGCCTTGCCGTTTCGGGTATCGGCGCGCTGGCCGTCATGAATGCACTCGACGTGTCGATCAATGAAATCAGCCTGTTTTCCTTCGTACTCGCCATAGGGATCGTCGTCGACGACGCCATCGTCGTAGCCGAGCACATTCAATACGAACGCAGCCGGGGAACGTCCGGCGTTGCAGCCGCGATCCGTGGCGTACGAAGGATAAAGGTGCCGTTGACCTTCGCGGTCCTCACTTCGGTGGTCGCTTTCGTCCCGCTGCTGTTCATCCCCGGCGGCATCGGTGACGTATGGCGGGCACTGCCGGTCATCATCATTGCCATGCTATTGGTCTCCCTGGTCGAATCGCTGCTGGTATTACCCAATCACCTGTCCCATTTAAAAGGTCCTGAATGGGTGCCGGTAAACCCATTCGAACGTTTCTTCGCCCGGATCCAGGGTCGTGTGAACGAGTTGCTGAACCGGTTCGTGCAGGGTCCGTTGGACCGCGCGCTCCGGTTCGCGACGGATCAGCCCGCGATCACGATGGGGGGCGCCGTGGGCATGCTCGTGCTCAGCATCTCGCTGTTGCCGGCGGGCATCGTACCCACTACGCTGGCCGCTGATATCGAGGGGGATTTCGCGACGGTCGTCCTGGAGATGCCCGATGGGACGACCGCCCCGAGGACCTATGAGGTGGCACAGGAACTGGAGGCCGCGGGTCATCGGGTCATGGAACGGCTCTCGGTTGGCCGGCCCGAGGATGCGCCACCGCTACTGAGCGGCGTAACGGTGACCGTCGGTATGGGATCGAGACGCGAGGGCGGGCTTAATCCGGCCCCCACCCTCAATCCCCAGGCCAACATCGCTACCATCGAGTTCAAACTCCTGAGTGCGCAGCAAAGGCAGATTTCATCCGGAGAGATCGTGCAGGCATGGCGGGAGGAGGTGGGGGTGCTTCCCTACGTGCGCGGCCTCACCTTCAGCGGCGCGGTCTTTGACTTGGGCAACCCGGTCGAGGCCGTACTGTCGCATCCGGATCCGGAGATCCTCGCCCGGATTGCGAACGCGGTGGTCGACGGTCTCCGTGAAGTGGCTGGCGTCCATGACATCCGGTCGGATCACACCCCGGGCATTCCGGAAATGCAGCTTGAACTACGGCCGGAAGCGCGTACCCTGGGTCTTACGCTGGAAGCACTGGCCGGACAGACGCGCGCGGCCTTTTTCGGCGCGGATGCCGTCCGGGTCCAGCGCGGCCGGGAAGAGGTCCGCGTCTACGTGCGCCTGCCCGCCGATGAGCGGAGTTCCATCACCGATATCGAAAGGTACCTGGTCCGCACGCCGGGCGGGGCCGAGGTCCCGGTCGTCAGCGTGGCCTCGCTGAACCCGGGCGTTTCGCCGCCGGCCATTCGGCGAAAGGATGGCCAGCGCGTCGTCACGGTCTCCGCGGACGTGGACGCCGCGGTGATCTCCGGCGACCAGGCCAACAGCATTCTGGAGGGTTCGATCCTTGCGGCATTGACCGCCACGTACCCAGACCTGACCTACACCTTCGGAGGTGAACAGCAACAGCAGCTCGATTCCCTGGATGCGCTGTACCGCGGGTTCGCGATCGCGCTGATCATGATTTTCGCACTGCTCGCCATCCCCTTGCGATCCTACACCAAACCGTTCATCATCATGGCGGTGATCCCCTTCGGATTCATCGGAGTGATCCTGGGCCACTGGGTCCTTGGCGTAGCCCTGAGCGCCGTGTCCTTTCTGGGGATCTTCGGCCTTAGCGGCGTGGTCGTGAACGATTCCCTGGTCATGATTGATTTCATCGATCAGAAACGCAGGGAAGGCGACCCGGTACGGACCGCGATCATCGAGGGCGCAAAGGGCCGTTTTCGTCCGATTATGCTCACTTCCCTGACTACGTTTCTGGGTTTTACGCCGCTGATTCTGGAAACCGCCATTCAAGCGCAGTTCCTGATTCCTTTTGCCGCATCGCTTGGTTGCGGTATACTCTTTGTTACGGTTATAATAATGATGGTCGTTCCCGCGCTTTCCACCATTCATCTGCGTATGATGAAGGGAGGGCAAATCTGA
- a CDS encoding efflux RND transporter periplasmic adaptor subunit, protein MSRLTSFLVAGGILGVSVALAALLISLAPQPTRTEQPPQVPFVQTGLVTAGSGPIPVFGSGTVRPSAEVGVVPQVGGRIAWVDPGFLSGGRIAAGDTLFRIEEVDYRYQVQEAEASLAASQLALLREEEQASIARAQHDLYTARKGNASSDDNANPLALRDPQLKAVRAALHRDEARLAEANLALSRTHVTAPFDGFVQEESVDVGQIVAAGQPVASVFAADAVEVVVPLSDSDAALIPGLWSLSAGDGNRSVGARVVARFGEGSYAWTGYVDRSEPYLDRQTRTIDVIVRVPDPFRAGRSMDGTARLGGSPPLLVGKYVEVEINGLERDDYFLVPRAALQSGNEVWIVRDGGAMHIVPVQVLQRTGDRAYVTGDLEDGQAAVTGGIRFTTEGMRVQTETGQTP, encoded by the coding sequence ATGTCGCGTTTAACCAGTTTTCTCGTTGCCGGCGGCATACTCGGAGTTTCCGTAGCATTGGCCGCCCTGTTGATTTCGCTGGCCCCGCAACCGACGCGCACGGAACAGCCGCCCCAGGTACCCTTCGTTCAGACGGGTCTGGTCACCGCGGGATCCGGACCCATTCCGGTGTTCGGTTCCGGCACGGTAAGGCCGAGTGCGGAGGTCGGTGTCGTTCCGCAGGTAGGTGGCAGAATCGCGTGGGTCGACCCGGGATTCCTGAGTGGCGGCAGGATCGCTGCGGGGGATACGCTCTTCCGCATCGAGGAGGTCGACTACCGGTATCAGGTGCAGGAAGCGGAGGCCAGTCTCGCAGCCAGTCAACTGGCGTTGCTGCGGGAGGAGGAACAGGCGTCGATCGCCCGTGCACAGCACGATCTCTACACCGCACGCAAAGGAAATGCGTCTTCGGACGACAACGCAAATCCACTCGCGTTGAGGGATCCGCAGCTGAAGGCGGTCCGGGCTGCACTGCATCGGGATGAAGCCCGACTCGCCGAGGCCAATCTCGCCCTGTCCAGAACCCACGTAACCGCGCCCTTCGACGGTTTCGTCCAGGAAGAATCCGTGGATGTGGGACAGATCGTTGCCGCCGGCCAGCCGGTCGCAAGCGTTTTCGCCGCCGATGCCGTGGAAGTCGTCGTGCCGCTATCCGATTCCGACGCCGCATTGATTCCGGGGTTGTGGTCGCTTTCGGCGGGCGACGGGAACCGGAGCGTCGGCGCGCGCGTGGTCGCCCGTTTCGGCGAAGGATCCTATGCCTGGACAGGTTACGTGGACCGAAGCGAGCCCTACCTTGACCGGCAAACGCGCACCATCGACGTGATCGTACGCGTACCGGATCCCTTTCGTGCAGGGCGTTCCATGGACGGCACGGCTCGTCTCGGCGGCAGTCCCCCCCTGCTGGTTGGCAAGTACGTAGAGGTGGAAATCAACGGTCTTGAGCGGGATGATTACTTCCTGGTTCCGCGAGCGGCGCTGCAATCCGGCAACGAGGTCTGGATCGTGCGCGACGGCGGCGCGATGCATATCGTTCCGGTGCAGGTACTGCAGCGTACCGGCGATAGAGCCTATGTGACGGGTGACCTCGAAGACGGCCAGGCCGCCGTCACCGGCGGGATCCGGTTTACGACGGAAGGCATGCGCGTCCAGACGGAGACCGGCCAGACCCCATGA
- a CDS encoding Rieske 2Fe-2S domain-containing protein encodes MHTTDTFPTPAADADTGLTDSQGKDGLHPFPEGWYLVTTRKTLRREKLIEKQWMGEDIVAWCDEEGRVCVAEAVCPHLGSDLGPKVGGKVCDGRLVCPFHGFEFDTTGQCVATPNAPAPKAARLAVYETREILGLVFAWYGLGGRPAHWFLPDNPPAGSEWGDLGFRTLRFRSHPQETAENSVDIGHLRYVHGYDNVNPVGSVTVEGAYLKSCFDFKRVRRVLGVKDLVYEVSAVTHIHGLGYSFVEIHEKTIDMHARLWVLPTPVDGKYIDLVLVSQLREIRKPRRFISGLGFLPSKLRRRLMNQILLAQQKRDVLQDVVIWERKQFRTPPRLCAADGPIGLYRRYCRQFYAAR; translated from the coding sequence TTGCATACAACCGATACGTTCCCAACGCCGGCGGCCGACGCGGATACCGGGCTCACCGACAGCCAAGGCAAGGATGGGCTTCATCCGTTCCCGGAAGGCTGGTACCTGGTCACGACCCGCAAAACGCTGCGGCGGGAAAAACTGATCGAGAAGCAGTGGATGGGCGAGGATATCGTCGCGTGGTGCGACGAGGAAGGCCGGGTCTGCGTGGCCGAAGCCGTGTGTCCGCACCTGGGTTCCGACCTGGGGCCGAAGGTCGGCGGCAAGGTATGCGACGGTCGCCTGGTCTGCCCGTTCCACGGGTTCGAGTTCGATACGACCGGGCAGTGCGTCGCGACGCCCAACGCCCCGGCGCCGAAAGCCGCCCGGCTGGCCGTGTACGAGACCCGAGAGATCCTCGGCCTGGTCTTCGCCTGGTACGGGCTCGGCGGTCGGCCCGCGCACTGGTTCCTGCCTGACAACCCGCCGGCCGGCAGCGAGTGGGGCGACCTGGGTTTCCGGACCCTCCGGTTTCGCAGCCATCCCCAGGAAACCGCGGAGAACTCCGTGGACATCGGCCACCTGCGTTACGTGCACGGCTACGACAACGTGAACCCGGTGGGTTCAGTCACTGTGGAAGGTGCCTACCTGAAGAGCTGTTTCGACTTTAAGCGTGTCCGCAGGGTCCTGGGTGTCAAGGACCTGGTCTACGAGGTCTCGGCCGTCACACACATCCACGGACTGGGGTACTCTTTCGTTGAAATCCATGAGAAGACCATCGATATGCATGCCAGGCTCTGGGTGCTTCCGACCCCGGTCGACGGCAAGTATATCGATCTCGTGCTGGTTAGCCAGCTGCGGGAGATCCGGAAGCCCCGTCGGTTCATCTCCGGCCTGGGATTCCTGCCGTCGAAGCTGCGGCGGCGGCTGATGAACCAGATCCTCCTGGCGCAGCAGAAGCGGGATGTGTTGCAGGACGTGGTGATCTGGGAACGGAAACAGTTTCGCACGCCGCCCCGGCTGTGCGCGGCCGACGGCCCCATCGGCCTGTACCGTCGCTACTGCCGGCAGTTTTACGCTGCCCGATGA
- a CDS encoding methyltransferase domain-containing protein produces MKLGKLSRDLREAYQGTGVKGRVRHFDGWIARSARAAPEADGTSGYDHAATVKEYYNLCSGFMVWGWNESLHFVPLTPDESLEESIVRHQRLMISKLDLKPGMTVVDVGCGVGGPMRRVVHEAGVKVVGINISEVQLEKARKLNAEAGIAHMVDYEACSFMDMGGIEDETFDRGYAIESTCHAPDKVRAFEEIYRVLKPGALFWGQEMCLTDKFDPEDAGHRAIEQELRRGIALNDIATFGEVNSALEAAGFQVIEGMDRDIQEGPSTPWYSTMDSRRGTLGNTLRRLPWGRKAIIAGSKMAEMLRLLPKGSSEVVRLLDRTADAYVSGGKTGIFTPLYCFLARKPL; encoded by the coding sequence TTGAAACTGGGTAAACTTTCCAGGGATCTGCGAGAGGCTTACCAGGGAACGGGCGTCAAGGGACGTGTCCGGCACTTCGACGGCTGGATCGCGCGGTCGGCCCGGGCGGCTCCGGAAGCCGACGGCACAAGCGGGTACGACCATGCGGCAACGGTGAAAGAGTACTATAACCTTTGCAGCGGATTCATGGTGTGGGGCTGGAACGAATCCCTGCATTTCGTTCCGCTCACACCCGATGAGAGCCTGGAGGAATCCATAGTCCGTCATCAGCGGTTGATGATCTCGAAGCTGGACTTGAAACCGGGTATGACGGTGGTGGACGTCGGTTGTGGAGTCGGCGGCCCCATGCGCCGCGTCGTCCATGAAGCCGGTGTCAAGGTCGTCGGAATCAACATCAGTGAAGTCCAACTGGAGAAGGCAAGAAAGTTGAACGCGGAGGCCGGAATCGCTCACATGGTCGATTATGAGGCATGCAGCTTTATGGATATGGGCGGCATCGAAGACGAGACGTTCGACCGGGGCTATGCTATCGAGTCGACCTGCCACGCGCCTGACAAGGTACGCGCGTTCGAGGAGATATACCGCGTACTTAAACCGGGCGCGCTGTTCTGGGGCCAGGAAATGTGCCTGACCGACAAGTTCGATCCGGAAGACGCCGGCCACCGTGCCATTGAGCAGGAACTCCGGCGTGGCATTGCGTTGAACGACATCGCGACGTTCGGCGAAGTGAATAGCGCACTGGAAGCGGCGGGATTCCAGGTCATAGAAGGGATGGACCGAGACATCCAGGAAGGGCCGTCCACGCCCTGGTATAGTACCATGGACAGTCGTCGCGGAACGTTGGGGAATACGCTGCGCAGGCTTCCATGGGGCCGTAAGGCCATCATCGCGGGATCGAAGATGGCCGAAATGCTGCGTCTGCTACCGAAGGGTTCATCTGAAGTCGTCCGGCTCCTTGATCGCACCGCGGACGCCTATGTTTCGGGTGGCAAGACGGGTATTTTCACACCGCTGTACTGTTTCCTGGCTCGCAAACCTCTTTAG
- a CDS encoding cytochrome P450, with amino-acid sequence MTETNKGTKPQPLTLTQELILMLLNEETGYFHQVPGWHLHCAVVGAVLAELSLRSRIDTDVESLFLLDPTPTGNSTIDFILEEIASEPNQQNTQYWIERLAPRAEAIIDSVLDRLVEMKVLEHHDGEFWTLARVDWKMGLYEEDEKGTANQFIRTRISRAIFMNEIPDPRDVIVICLVNTCDVFRFMFQLDEESEQRIEFICKMDEIGRSIAEAVSHKMASPTLRRAAFTRKIPTVSLRKLLRNPHVRDGNLNALFASLAEEYGTVFKICPPFAKPMVFMAGLEVNRWVHKHGRMYLRARDYFSEFEKVYGASGLLPSLDGADHFRLRKSLSPAYSRGRLGGQLGQLYQHARRHMASWNVGDAYTASTMCRRMINSQLSPLFIGVDSQDVLDDLMKFKERALSVHVARILPKFTLNTPGMKRRAKALDTLMERIEGVHTPAQRADSPRDLVDEYLSLHASDPQFLPESNLRFSFSAALIASVYLGDMYSLVVYAMVSQPALYEKIREESDALFGNGDPEAEALAPPAIDVTHRFLMECMRMYPIVPMSIRNVMNVCVFDGYELPLGERLHIAPTATHYMRDIFPDPYKFDIDRYLPPRHEHRSPGYAPYGLGTHMCLGTRWMELQLAVNLLLLAHYFRLEMSPANFKLKFNPFPSLKPSKKLKFVIAEQRNDLPA; translated from the coding sequence ATGACTGAAACCAATAAGGGCACGAAGCCCCAACCGCTTACGTTGACTCAGGAACTCATCCTGATGCTGCTCAACGAGGAGACCGGCTACTTCCACCAGGTGCCCGGTTGGCATTTGCACTGTGCCGTGGTCGGTGCCGTGCTTGCGGAGCTTTCACTCAGGTCCCGCATCGACACGGATGTGGAGTCCCTGTTCCTCCTCGACCCGACGCCCACGGGCAATTCCACCATCGATTTCATACTCGAGGAAATCGCGAGCGAGCCCAATCAGCAGAATACGCAATACTGGATCGAACGGCTGGCTCCCCGTGCGGAGGCGATCATCGATTCGGTGCTGGATCGACTGGTAGAAATGAAAGTCCTGGAACACCACGACGGCGAGTTCTGGACGCTGGCCAGAGTCGACTGGAAGATGGGATTGTACGAAGAGGACGAAAAGGGCACGGCGAATCAGTTCATCAGAACGCGGATCAGCCGGGCGATCTTCATGAACGAGATACCCGACCCGAGAGACGTCATCGTCATATGCCTGGTCAATACCTGCGACGTGTTCCGATTCATGTTCCAACTCGACGAAGAGTCGGAGCAGCGTATCGAGTTCATCTGCAAGATGGACGAAATCGGCCGGTCAATCGCCGAAGCAGTCTCGCACAAAATGGCCAGCCCGACGCTTCGCCGGGCCGCCTTTACGCGTAAGATCCCGACGGTTTCGCTTCGTAAACTGCTGCGAAACCCGCACGTACGAGACGGCAACCTCAACGCGCTATTTGCGAGCCTGGCAGAGGAGTACGGAACGGTGTTCAAGATCTGTCCTCCATTCGCCAAGCCCATGGTCTTTATGGCTGGACTCGAGGTAAACCGCTGGGTGCACAAGCACGGACGCATGTACCTGAGAGCCAGGGATTACTTCAGCGAATTCGAGAAGGTCTACGGTGCATCCGGCCTCTTGCCTTCCCTGGACGGCGCCGATCACTTCCGGCTTCGCAAGTCCTTGTCGCCGGCCTATTCCCGCGGGAGACTGGGAGGGCAGTTGGGCCAGCTCTACCAACATGCACGGCGTCACATGGCAAGCTGGAACGTCGGAGACGCCTATACCGCTTCGACCATGTGCCGCCGGATGATCAACTCACAACTTTCGCCCCTGTTTATCGGCGTCGATTCCCAGGACGTCCTGGACGATCTGATGAAGTTCAAGGAACGGGCGCTCAGCGTGCACGTCGCCAGGATCCTGCCTAAATTCACGCTGAACACCCCGGGCATGAAACGGCGGGCGAAAGCCCTGGATACGCTGATGGAACGAATAGAAGGCGTCCATACCCCTGCCCAACGGGCCGATAGCCCGCGGGACCTCGTGGACGAGTACCTCAGCCTCCACGCAAGCGACCCGCAGTTTCTCCCTGAATCCAACCTGCGGTTTTCCTTTTCCGCGGCTTTGATAGCCAGCGTGTACCTGGGCGATATGTATAGCCTTGTGGTATACGCCATGGTGTCACAGCCTGCGCTCTACGAGAAAATCCGAGAGGAATCCGATGCCTTGTTCGGGAACGGCGATCCGGAAGCAGAGGCGCTCGCACCACCCGCGATCGACGTTACGCACCGCTTCCTCATGGAGTGCATGCGCATGTACCCGATCGTGCCCATGTCAATTCGAAACGTAATGAACGTGTGTGTTTTCGACGGGTACGAACTGCCCCTGGGAGAACGGCTCCATATCGCGCCGACCGCCACGCATTACATGCGCGACATATTTCCCGACCCGTACAAATTCGACATCGACCGCTATCTGCCGCCGCGCCACGAACATCGCAGTCCCGGATACGCTCCGTACGGACTGGGCACGCACATGTGCCTCGGCACCCGTTGGATGGAACTGCAACTGGCGGTCAACCTGCTGTTGCTGGCGCATTACTTCAGGCTCGAAATGTCGCCCGCAAACTTCAAGCTCAAGTTCAATCCGTTTCCCTCTTTGAAACCGAGCAAGAAGCTGAAATTCGTCATCGCCGAGCAGAGAAACGATCTGCCTGCCTGA